A region of the Peredibacter starrii genome:
TGGAGTATATGAATACTTACTACAATGCCCCAGGACCAAAAAATCCTAAGTCGGACAAGCTTCGTACTAATACTGATGTTGTATTTAGCGTTGGATTTTCTTACTAAGAGGACGGACCATGAAGTTTTCACTAATTATCTTCACGTTACTGCTCGCGAAACCGGTCTTCGCAGAAGAGAAGAAGCCGGAGAAAACTTTGTCTCAGAAACTTGAAGACAAGAAATATTATTACTCGGCCCTGAACGAATTCTTCCGTGAGACTTATTCACGTGAAGTCATTAACGATGATCTAAAACGCCTGGAAGACCTTCTGTACTATACAGGGATTGAGCTTCTGGAAGACTATGATCCGTCGCTATTAAACCGTTATCCAACTTCTTCGACTAGATTCATCCTTGGTCGTCAAGCGATGCAGAAGAAGGACTATAAGCGTGCCTTGGATCTATTTGGGAAGATCCACCCTGATCACCGATATTTTCCAGAAGGGAAGCTATTAGAGGCCCAGGTTTATGATCAACAGAACATTCCAAAAAGTCGACTAACTGCTTATGAGGCCTGCCAGAACTCAGCGGAAAAGAACGAAGGCTCGGCCAAAACCGATAAGATTAAACGTTACTACCGAATGGTGTATGAGATCTGTCTAGTGAACAAGGCCCGTCACCATTTCAAAGTTGAGGAATACCAGGAATCATTGGATGCTTATAACAAGATTCCAAAACAATCTTATAAGTGGCCGTATCTTCTTCTAGAGAAAGCATGGGTGTACTACCAGATGGGTGATTACAACCGTGCCTTGGGACTTCTCACAACGTATAAGTCACCACTTCTTGATACTTATTTCTTTCCGGAGGCCGAATATCTTGCGGCACTTTCATACTTCAGACTTTGCCTTTACGAAGATAGTTTAACGATCATTAACCAGTTTTATAAAGAGTATCGTCCTCGCTTCCAGGCACTGGATGCAGTGTTGAAGCAGAACCGTAACTCACAAAACTATTTTTATAACCTCATGTTTAAACCAGGTGAAGAACTTAAAAAACATGAAGAGTTCGTAAAGCACATCATTACTCGTATGAAGAAGCAGACTCGTTTCAGTCTGGACTTCAACGCCATCTTTAAGATCAATCAAGAGATGAAGCGCATTGCTCATAACGAGAAGCCAGTGATTCAGGAACGTCTGAATGGTCACTTGGCGCAAGTGAAAGAGAACATGATTAACAAGATTAACTACAACGCCAAGACCGATATCTTCCAGTTCCTGGAAGGTGTGCCT
Encoded here:
- a CDS encoding tetratricopeptide repeat protein: MKFSLIIFTLLLAKPVFAEEKKPEKTLSQKLEDKKYYYSALNEFFRETYSREVINDDLKRLEDLLYYTGIELLEDYDPSLLNRYPTSSTRFILGRQAMQKKDYKRALDLFGKIHPDHRYFPEGKLLEAQVYDQQNIPKSRLTAYEACQNSAEKNEGSAKTDKIKRYYRMVYEICLVNKARHHFKVEEYQESLDAYNKIPKQSYKWPYLLLEKAWVYYQMGDYNRALGLLTTYKSPLLDTYFFPEAEYLAALSYFRLCLYEDSLTIINQFYKEYRPRFQALDAVLKQNRNSQNYFYNLMFKPGEELKKHEEFVKHIITRMKKQTRFSLDFNAIFKINQEMKRIAHNEKPVIQERLNGHLAQVKENMINKINYNAKTDIFQFLEGVPFLSSELFKLNLEIISRKKDLIYGNKKLIADRSRGDYSNVKRSRFEYFWTFQGAFWADELGDYSLGLKSNCQTVRNQTTEEE